A region from the Dinoroseobacter shibae DFL 12 = DSM 16493 genome encodes:
- a CDS encoding HAD family hydrolase, producing the protein MLRAIIFDKDGTLFDFHETWSGWAADALLHLAGGDGALAMRLADAVGYDLMLRQFHPDSPAIAGTSAEIAVLLTPHLPEREEEDVLLELQARANTVTLAEAAPLPPLMDWLAARHLLLGLATNDSEEGARAHLGDAGVLDHFDLVLGYDSGFGAKPDPGMLLAFCDQFGLAPHEVAMVGDSLHDLRAGRAAGMRTIGVLSGVAPAEELAPMSDRVLPHVGHLPDWVGEQRLPVRARQALA; encoded by the coding sequence GTGCTGCGTGCCATCATATTCGACAAGGACGGCACGCTGTTCGACTTCCACGAAACGTGGAGCGGCTGGGCCGCCGATGCGCTGCTTCATCTCGCCGGGGGCGACGGGGCGCTGGCGATGCGGCTGGCCGATGCGGTGGGCTATGACCTGATGCTGCGGCAGTTCCATCCCGACAGCCCCGCGATCGCCGGAACCAGCGCCGAGATCGCCGTCCTGCTCACACCCCACCTGCCGGAGCGGGAGGAAGAGGACGTGCTGCTGGAGCTTCAGGCCCGCGCCAACACCGTGACCCTGGCCGAGGCCGCGCCGCTGCCGCCGCTGATGGACTGGCTCGCCGCGCGTCACCTGCTCCTTGGGCTGGCCACCAACGATTCCGAGGAAGGCGCGCGCGCCCATCTGGGCGACGCGGGCGTTCTGGACCATTTCGACCTGGTGCTCGGCTATGACAGCGGCTTCGGCGCGAAACCCGACCCGGGCATGTTGCTCGCCTTCTGCGACCAGTTCGGCCTGGCCCCCCACGAAGTGGCCATGGTGGGCGACAGCCTACACGACCTGCGCGCCGGGCGCGCGGCGGGGATGCGCACCATCGGCGTGCTCTCCGGCGTGGCCCCCGCCGAAGAGCTGGCGCCCATGTCCGACCGCGTTCTGCCCCATGTGGGCCA
- a CDS encoding DUF3572 domain-containing protein, translating to MQQEAAEALALEALGWIASQEDLMGVFLGATGSDVATVRAQAQDPQFLVSVLDFLLMDDAWVIGFCDAQGRAYDAPMRALAALPGGAQMHWT from the coding sequence ATGCAGCAAGAAGCAGCCGAAGCCCTCGCCCTCGAAGCCCTGGGCTGGATCGCGTCTCAGGAGGATCTCATGGGGGTGTTCCTGGGGGCCACGGGCAGTGATGTCGCCACCGTCCGAGCCCAGGCGCAGGACCCGCAATTCCTTGTTTCCGTTCTGGATTTTCTGCTGATGGACGATGCCTGGGTGATCGGGTTCTGCGATGCCCAGGGGCGGGCCTACGACGCGCCGATGCGCGCCCTGGCGGCCCTGCCGGGCGGGGCGCAGATGCACTGGACCTGA
- a CDS encoding diguanylate cyclase — translation MSGKILVVDDVATNRIVMKVKLATACYDVLQADNGASAIKMAHEAQPDLILLDVLMPDMDGYTVCERLKADPETAHIPIIMITSLNDTEARVRGLSCGADEFLTKPVTELTLLARVRSLLRAHSRETDFPIPVAGAAAQGFAEGPAPFKLAQTDCVGLLLAEGGMGPGWANGLAGLIREDIRMFTLSQALEASKDQPEVFIIEADPRRLGSSLGILTDLRSRPATRQSRQIFILPQGETELAARALDLGADDVVFAPIAVEEMAVRLRAQLQRKRANDQWRSEVSDRLRQAVIDPLTGLYNRRFALGQLSNIAQEALKTHRTFAVLLLDFDHFKKINDAYGHAAGDKVLAETATLLRTRLRSLDVIARIGGEEFLMVLPDTDLDEARRVAERLRASIDDHPIALPHGKGSIPVTISIGLAIGGAAAPEASVSELLETADRALYAAKSEGRNQVSVGTVRSAA, via the coding sequence ATGTCCGGCAAGATCCTCGTAGTCGATGACGTTGCGACGAACCGGATCGTCATGAAGGTCAAGCTCGCCACCGCATGTTACGATGTCCTGCAAGCCGACAACGGCGCCAGCGCGATAAAGATGGCGCACGAGGCCCAGCCGGACCTGATCCTGCTCGATGTGCTGATGCCGGACATGGACGGATACACGGTGTGCGAACGGCTGAAAGCCGATCCCGAGACCGCCCATATCCCGATCATCATGATCACCTCGCTCAACGATACCGAGGCGCGGGTGCGCGGGCTGTCCTGCGGCGCGGACGAGTTCCTGACCAAGCCGGTGACGGAGTTGACCCTTCTGGCGCGGGTGCGCAGCCTGCTCCGGGCCCATTCGCGCGAGACCGATTTCCCAATACCGGTCGCGGGGGCGGCGGCCCAGGGGTTCGCGGAAGGGCCCGCGCCGTTCAAGCTTGCCCAGACCGATTGTGTCGGGCTGCTGCTGGCAGAGGGCGGGATGGGACCGGGTTGGGCCAACGGGCTTGCCGGGCTGATCCGCGAGGATATCCGGATGTTCACCCTGTCCCAGGCCCTGGAGGCCAGCAAGGACCAGCCGGAAGTCTTCATCATCGAAGCGGATCCGCGGCGGCTGGGCTCCAGCCTCGGCATCCTGACCGACCTGCGGTCGCGCCCGGCCACGCGGCAAAGCCGACAGATCTTCATTCTGCCCCAGGGCGAGACCGAACTGGCCGCGCGGGCGCTGGACCTGGGGGCCGATGACGTGGTCTTTGCCCCCATCGCGGTGGAGGAAATGGCCGTGCGCCTGCGCGCCCAGCTCCAGCGCAAGCGGGCGAACGACCAGTGGCGCAGCGAGGTGTCCGACCGGCTGCGCCAGGCGGTGATCGACCCGCTGACCGGGCTCTACAATCGCCGCTTCGCGCTCGGGCAGCTGTCCAACATCGCGCAGGAGGCGCTCAAGACCCATCGCACCTTCGCGGTACTGCTCCTGGATTTCGACCATTTCAAGAAGATCAATGACGCCTATGGCCATGCCGCCGGCGACAAGGTTCTGGCCGAGACCGCGACGCTGCTGCGCACGCGGCTGCGCTCGCTCGACGTGATCGCGCGGATCGGGGGCGAGGAATTCCTGATGGTCCTGCCCGACACCGATCTCGACGAGGCCCGGCGGGTGGCGGAGCGGTTGCGCGCCAGCATCGACGACCATCCGATCGCCCTGCCCCATGGCAAGGGCAGCATTCCCGTCACCATCAGTATCGGGCTGGCGATCGGCGGAGCGGCGGCGCCCGAGGCCAGCGTGTCCGAGTTGCTGGAAACCGCGGACCGGGCGCTTTATGCGGCCAAGTCCGAAGGCCGCAACCAGGTCTCGGTCGGCACGGTCCGCTCGGCCGCCTGA
- a CDS encoding DUF983 domain-containing protein: MTHDTDTEERLLRPSLVRGWRRRCPNCGSGPMMRSYLKVRGSCAVCGQQLDGHRADDGPAYLTILIVGHLMAPLLHWYFVTFRPDPLNIVAIFSVGCVALSLYLLPRLKGAMIGYQWARRMYGFRGVEETPS; encoded by the coding sequence ATGACACATGACACCGACACGGAGGAGCGTCTGCTCCGTCCGTCCCTGGTCCGCGGGTGGCGGCGGCGCTGCCCGAATTGCGGCTCGGGGCCGATGATGCGCAGCTACCTCAAGGTCCGCGGCAGCTGTGCTGTCTGCGGCCAGCAGCTTGACGGGCACCGCGCGGATGATGGGCCGGCCTATCTCACGATCCTGATCGTGGGGCACCTGATGGCGCCGCTGCTGCATTGGTATTTCGTGACCTTCCGGCCCGATCCGCTGAACATCGTGGCGATCTTCTCGGTGGGCTGCGTGGCCTTGTCGCTCTACTTGCTGCCGCGTCTGAAAGGGGCCATGATCGGCTACCAATGGGCGCGCCGGATGTATGGCTTCCGCGGGGTGGAGGAGACTCCCTCCTGA
- a CDS encoding NUDIX hydrolase translates to MDKTAIRHAATVILIRDEDSDTPRVLMGQRGEKAAFMPSKFVFPGGAVDPEDSAQSLFQDTHATCREKLAKDARGCTPEAVFAAAIRELWEETGLRLGRPGRPSAHGALQDSWASFLASGAAPTAAPLRFVFRAITPPGRPRRFDARFLLAPASALMDDPDDFSKASDELSHLHWVPLREARALDLPFITEVVLGEVTAALPRLDPPETVPFFHHDAQLSRFERL, encoded by the coding sequence ATGGACAAGACTGCGATCCGCCATGCCGCGACGGTGATCCTGATCCGCGACGAGGACAGCGACACGCCCCGCGTCCTGATGGGGCAGCGCGGCGAAAAGGCGGCGTTCATGCCGTCGAAATTCGTCTTTCCCGGCGGGGCGGTGGACCCGGAGGACAGCGCGCAATCCCTGTTTCAGGACACCCATGCCACCTGCCGGGAGAAGCTCGCCAAGGATGCCCGCGGCTGCACACCCGAAGCTGTCTTCGCCGCGGCCATAAGGGAGCTTTGGGAGGAGACCGGGCTGCGGCTGGGTCGGCCTGGGCGGCCTTCGGCGCATGGCGCGCTGCAAGACAGCTGGGCCAGCTTCCTGGCCAGTGGGGCGGCGCCGACCGCGGCCCCCTTGCGCTTCGTCTTCCGGGCGATCACGCCGCCGGGCCGCCCGCGCCGGTTCGATGCGCGGTTCCTGCTGGCCCCGGCCAGCGCGCTGATGGACGATCCGGACGATTTTTCCAAGGCCTCGGACGAGTTGAGCCATTTGCACTGGGTGCCCCTGCGCGAGGCGCGGGCGCTGGATCTGCCGTTCATCACCGAGGTGGTGCTGGGCGAGGTCACGGCGGCCCTGCCCCGGCTCGACCCGCCCGAGACCGTGCCGTTCTTTCACCACGACGCGCAGCTTTCGCGGTTCGAGCGGCTGTGA